One window of the Dreissena polymorpha isolate Duluth1 chromosome 5, UMN_Dpol_1.0, whole genome shotgun sequence genome contains the following:
- the LOC127880585 gene encoding uncharacterized protein LOC127880585, giving the protein MAQADIRKANILAYLHLRVVRRVLRRLLDHGVTREKPSLRIDHYLFHHMSKINQHPIGIQNQNHLFPGFGVNANVDDWPVYLFPFLIDITGQGWLHEDLRDSVRQISQARMELYSKIVIGISKEYFEQQVKIVQTAVQRICQCISDMQFTDEINDEIRNVEEMREPRDNADFVEAYNINHHTEKSYRQRVMEFTENQQRLHDFITQNAGNYEAQDEELEDLSIRDQDHTRDLEQAHQQGHDITSRSLPPRSASGKYPINMPELTVEIDISGCNSAELHQVADRIVNSFNNRGEHSLDPANTCIKNTLDNTFMSYGGKALFDDCIETCTPVTINSYYNVKISLLSF; this is encoded by the exons ATGGCGCAAGCTGACATCAGGAAGGCAAACATCCTGGCATATCTACACCTACGTGTTGTACGTAGAGTCCTTAGACGTCTTTTGGATCATGGCGTTACAAGAGAAAAACCTTCTTTGAGGATTGATCATTATTTATTTCACCACATGAGTAAAATAAACCAACACCCGATCGGTATTCAAAACCAAAATCACTTGTTTCCAGGCTTTGGTGTGAACGCAAACGTTGACGATTGGCCGGTTTATTTGTTTCCGTTTCTAATAGATATAACTGGGCAAGGATGGCTACATGAGGACTTGCGCGATTCAGTTCGCCAGATAAGTCAAGCCAGAATGGAACTGTATTCAAAAATTGTTATAGGCATAAGCAAAGAATATTTTGAACAACAGGTGAAGATTGTACAAACTGCGGTTCAAAGAATATGCCAGTGCATATCAGACATGCAATTTACCGATGAGATAAATGACGAAATAAGGAATGTCGAGGAAATGAGGGAACCTCGTGATAATGCAGATTTCGTCGAAGCGTATAACATAAATCACCATACTGAAAAATCATATCGACAGAGAGTTATGGAATTTACAGAAA ATCAGCAGCGCCTTCACGACTTCATTACGCAAAACGCTGGGAATTACGAAGCACAAG ACGAAGAACTCGAGGATTTGAGTATTCGCGACCAAGATCATACTCGTGACTTAGAACAAG CACATCAACAGGGACACGATATTACAAGCCGAAGTTTACCACCACGATCTGCATCCGGCAAATATCCCATAAATATGCCAG AATTAACAGTCGAAATAGACATATCAGGATGTAACAGTGCGGAACTGCATCAGGTAGCGGATCGTATTGTCAACTCTTTCAACAACAGAGGTGAACACAGCCTGGATCCAGCAAACACATGTATCAAGAACACACTGGATAATACATTTATGTCATATGGAGGCAAGGCGTTATTTGATGATTGTATAGAGACATGTACACCAGTTACAATAAATAGTtattataatgttaaaataaGCTTGTTAAGTTTTTAA
- the LOC127882280 gene encoding uncharacterized protein LOC127882280 yields the protein MFQLLTDCVNGTLTQHLQPITEFIRMLYNCQNYEQEAVMYKDNYDHMMDNIAVQLRKKMVVSENSCKHNHYVRAEETGDRSVLLHVECHSAEDRAAFKYALQTGQMQPTLDVIRREFQHLCPDISLKARLHTLELYGKGPSQNDSTALEKIKKDENHKSTTLRTTDVAEMRPLHKVGNDHFHDVPADPNPTRHKKIKRQAASSMFCKQTERIEPTIRCKSYPEP from the exons ATGTTTCAATTGCTGACGGACTGTGTCAATGGAACTCTTACACAGCACTTACAGCCGATTACAGAATTCATACGAATGCTTTATAattgtcaaaattacgaacaagaGGCTGTGATGTACAAAGATAATTACGACCATATGATGGACAACATAG CTGTTCAACTGAGAAAGAAAATGGTTGTAAGCGAGAATAGCTGTAAACACAACCACTATGTTAGAGCTGAAGAGACTGGTGATAGATCCGTCCTTCTACACGTGGAATGTCATTCTGCGGAAGATCGTGCGGCTTTCAAATATGCATTGCAGACTGGACAAATGCAGCCAACACTTGATGTAATCAGACGAGAATTTCAGCACCTATGTCCCGATATTTCGTTGAAAGCAAGATTGCATACACTAGAATTATATGGCAAAG GACCTTCGCAGAACGACAGTACAGCATTGGAAAA GATAAAGAAGGATGAAAACCACAAAAGTACGACTTTGCGCACAACTGATGTTGCAGAAATGAGACCATTACATAAAGTAGGAAATGACCACTTCCATGACGTGCCAGCAGATCCTAACCCAACAagacataaaaaaattaaaag ACAGGCCGCGTCGAGCATGTTCTGCAAACAAACAGAGAGGATTGAACCCACTATCCGATGTAAAAGTTACCCAGAGCCGTAG